A genome region from Danio aesculapii chromosome 2, fDanAes4.1, whole genome shotgun sequence includes the following:
- the si:ch1073-184j22.2 gene encoding LOW QUALITY PROTEIN: dual specificity protein phosphatase 18 (The sequence of the model RefSeq protein was modified relative to this genomic sequence to represent the inferred CDS: deleted 1 base in 1 codon): MVCSCQQGIPAHWSRAQNSERSHRGTSVMSISQITPTLFLSGADASMNQALMTRKGITLIVNVTLSHACPVYPGVECIRVAVSDLPNARLGDHFDHVSARIHNNRLGGTLVHCAAGMSRSPAVIMAYLMKYKGVTLRQAHKWVKDSRPYIRLNVGFWTQLLDYERKLYGRNTVRVAEPVDAQPMPQTPKLPSRYKMRQCPPSPRVSQLRRFTSFSS, translated from the exons ATGGTCTGCTCATGCCAACAGGGGATCCCCGCTCACTGGAGTAGAGCTCAGAACAGC GAGAGATCACACCGAGGGACCAG CGTAATGTCAATATCACAGATAACCCCGACCCTCTTCCTAAGTGGCGCCGATGCTTCAATGAATCAAGCCCTTATGACCCGAAAAGGCATTACACTCATCGTGAACGTGACCCTGTCCCACGCCTGCCCTGTCTACCCAGGCGTGGAGTGCATCCGGGTGGCAGTGTCCGACCTTCCAAATGCCCGTCTGGGGGACCACTTTGACCACGTCTCCGCTCGAATTCACAACAACAGACTTGGAGGAACCCTAGTGCACTGTGCGGCAGGCATGAGCCGCTCTCCTGCTGTTATAATGGCATATCTCATGAAGTACAAAGGAGTGACTCTGAGACAGGCGCACAAGTGGGTTAAAGACAGCAGACCATACATTCGGCTCAATGTAGGATTCTGGACCCAGCTTCTGGATTATGAGAGGAAACTCTACGGTAGGAATACTGTGAGAGTGGCTGAACCAGTGGATGCACAGCCAATGCCACAAACACCAAAACTACCCTCCAGGTATAAAATGAGACAGTGTCCTCCGTCTCCAAGAGTGAGCCAACTTAGAAGATTCACCTCCTTTTCATCTTAA
- the si:ch1073-184j22.1 gene encoding erythroferrone, which translates to MSWTFTDGHCISMKLRYGAFGALPALLLCLLLTTCSTQDSEEFTMERQEENSTVSTESPDTVSSDITPVSPHMTWIAFRDNYNKGGNKKPRGNKRLSKHGLPGPPGPPGPQGPPGPPGPLLPYHAEFIKDFQFKLKEMVGTYCVYCDQPPRVATAFRCRIQHNQLVHRRSLQELQPFNTPSNTEQFHQRGQGFNISSGRYTAPVSGFYQLSANLLLESNSESQKKAHGRQRDSVRASICIESLCQSNVSLETVTGVSATGGVFSILLSGTLYLQAGEYVSILIDNGTGSALTVLQDSLFSGILIGV; encoded by the exons ATGAGTTGGACGTTCACCGACGGACACTGCATCAGCATGAAGCTCAGATATGGGGCATTTGGGGCACTGCCAGCCTTGCTGTTGTGTTTACTGTTGACCACCTGCAGCACGCAAGACAGTGAGGAGTTTACTATGGAGCGTCAGGAGGAAAACAGCACCGTCAGCACTGAGAGCCCT GATACTGTCTCCTCTGACATAACCCCCGTGAGCCCCCACATGACATGGATAGCTTTCAGGGACAACTACAACAAGGGTGGAAATAAGAAACCAAGAGGAAATAAAAGACTATCCAAG CATGGTCTTCCCGGTCCACCAGGCCCTCCTGGTCCTCAGGGGCCTCCAGGTCCACCAGGCCCCTTACTCCCGTATCATGCAGAGTTTATAAAGGACTTCCAGTTCAAATTGAAAG AGATGGTTGGAACTTACTGTGTGTATTGTGATCAACCTCCTCGCGTGGCCACGGCTTTCCGCTGCCGAATTCAACACAACCAGCTGGTCCACCGCCGCAGCCTGCAGGAGCTCCAGCCCTTCAACACC CCCTCGAACACAGAGCAGTTTCATCAGCGAGGACAGGGCTTTAACATCAGCAGTGGCCGCTATACGGCTCCAGTGTCTGGCTTCTACCAGCTCTCAGCTAATCTGCTGctag AATCCAACTCAGAGTCTCAGAAAAAGGCCCACGGCAGGCAGAGGGACAGTGTCAGAGCCTCCATATGCATAGAGTCTCTGTGTCAGAGTAATGT GTCTCTGGAGACGGTGACTGGGGTTAGTGCTACAGGAGGAGTATTCAGTATTCTCCTGTCCGGGACGCTTTACTTGCAG GCTGGAGAGTATGTGTCTATTCTCATTGACAATGGCACAGGTTCAGCCCTCACAGTTCTCCAAGACAGTCTGTTTTCTGGCATCCTTATTGGAGTATGA